One genomic window of Moorella glycerini includes the following:
- a CDS encoding NAD(P)-dependent malic enzyme: MLTKEELLAKAQKPAQDAMKLHPFYRGKMQTLPRCAIRNLDDFAIWYTPGVAEPCKAINKNKELVYEYTSKWNTVAVVSDGTRVLGLGDIGPEAAMPVMEGKALIFKYLGGVDAVPICLDTKDPEAIIQTVKYLQPSFGGINLEDIAQPKCFGILDRLRQEMEIPVWHDDQQGTAAVTLAGLINALKLVGKKMKEVKIAMIGSGAANIRIAHVLIKAGVTPGNIYMTDSKGILNPSRTELKETHQEKWEMCLLTNAEGREGGIAEAMRGTDAVIALSQPGPDVIKKEWIKSMAEEAIVFACANPIPEIWPWEAKEAGARIVATGRSDFPNQVNNSLGFPAIFRGALDVRAKTITDEMCIAAAYELAKYAEDKGLLADDYLLPTMDEWEVYPREAAAVGAKAVEQGVARINRSYEELYDLASNIIQDAQEMTRLLMKQGYIPEVPE; the protein is encoded by the coding sequence GTGCTGACTAAAGAAGAACTACTGGCCAAGGCGCAAAAACCAGCGCAGGACGCCATGAAACTCCACCCCTTTTACCGTGGTAAAATGCAGACCCTGCCCCGCTGTGCCATACGTAACCTGGATGATTTCGCCATCTGGTACACCCCCGGGGTAGCCGAACCCTGCAAAGCCATAAATAAAAACAAGGAACTTGTTTACGAGTATACCAGCAAATGGAATACGGTGGCCGTTGTTTCCGATGGCACCAGGGTCCTGGGCCTGGGAGACATCGGCCCCGAGGCAGCCATGCCGGTTATGGAAGGCAAGGCTCTGATATTCAAGTACCTGGGTGGCGTAGATGCCGTGCCTATTTGCCTGGATACCAAAGACCCGGAAGCGATTATTCAAACGGTAAAATACCTCCAGCCTTCCTTCGGCGGCATTAACCTGGAGGACATTGCCCAGCCAAAATGTTTTGGTATCCTCGACCGCCTGCGCCAGGAAATGGAGATTCCTGTCTGGCACGACGACCAGCAGGGGACGGCAGCCGTCACCCTGGCCGGCCTGATTAACGCCCTCAAACTGGTAGGCAAGAAGATGAAGGAAGTCAAGATAGCCATGATTGGCTCAGGGGCGGCCAATATCCGCATTGCCCACGTGCTTATCAAAGCCGGCGTTACCCCGGGTAACATTTACATGACCGACAGCAAGGGGATTCTCAATCCCTCGCGTACCGAGCTTAAAGAAACTCATCAAGAAAAATGGGAAATGTGCCTCTTAACCAATGCCGAAGGCCGGGAAGGGGGTATTGCGGAAGCCATGCGGGGTACAGATGCAGTTATCGCCCTCTCCCAGCCCGGCCCCGACGTCATCAAGAAAGAATGGATTAAATCCATGGCTGAGGAAGCCATTGTCTTTGCCTGCGCCAACCCCATCCCCGAAATCTGGCCCTGGGAAGCTAAAGAAGCCGGTGCCAGGATTGTAGCCACCGGCCGTTCCGACTTCCCCAACCAGGTGAATAATTCATTGGGGTTCCCCGCCATCTTCCGCGGTGCCCTTGATGTCAGGGCGAAAACTATTACCGATGAGATGTGCATTGCTGCCGCCTATGAACTGGCTAAATACGCCGAGGATAAAGGCCTGCTGGCCGACGACTACCTCCTGCCCACCATGGACGAGTGGGAGGTCTATCCCCGGGAAGCGGCCGCCGTGGGGGCTAAAGCCGTAGAACAGGGAGTAGCCAGGATAAACCGTAGTTATGAAGAACTCTACGACCTGGCGTCAAATATAATCCAGGATGCCCAGGAAATGACCCGCTTGCTGATGAAACAGGGGTATATCCCGGAAGTACCGGAGTAA
- a CDS encoding VWA domain-containing protein — MEQEKGAPGAVIKSFYIPGEEGISEYWRRHKSTVVSLELARLLAALRKLTGYLGMNVGSIIWEGMKSPEETSAIILDPSLVRGKYPVPASKTDYVVGVTVREAYRRIEWSEKAEQLAWEKAGKIEAVQRYKFQQYLEMAERIYLDTLANRSVLGLYAEVARRNDFNRAQKHFLPPPSVEELLHLWWFLAADRVSPGYQEEFSAKVYNQATAEQVALYREPLRLLNTIIGRLLKECPSRHSVLERCHYRSDLYVEIWPSFLDIVKFWPADRQSALMEGEGEPYTYREPAARISEATLRAIEAALAESLDLTAEVRRVCEGDEGTVTIKTGKIILPLEEKLDRQLYLHLKASLRLRSRKRNVISRGLKSGKIDPRRLYRAPVTGEVFLYKKAVYEMDYDIILLVDASGSMVGPKWKNAQRVFYALYEALKELNRETRVFAYNEAFDTCYLTELSRKGMLYTVVPRGKTASGEAIIATALMLKQRQRPRRPLIIHLTDGASNWGSEVRHAIEYCRKERLGLLTLGLGCSKESRAELKREYGDQVRFIDDIKSLPRKFAELITQAGRLH, encoded by the coding sequence ATGGAACAGGAGAAGGGCGCTCCCGGCGCGGTTATCAAAAGCTTTTATATACCAGGCGAAGAAGGGATATCGGAATATTGGCGCCGCCATAAATCTACAGTGGTGTCCCTGGAACTGGCCCGCTTGCTGGCCGCCCTGCGCAAGCTGACGGGTTACCTGGGGATGAACGTGGGCAGCATTATCTGGGAAGGCATGAAATCCCCCGAAGAAACCTCGGCCATCATCCTCGACCCCTCCCTGGTACGGGGAAAATACCCCGTACCGGCCAGCAAGACCGACTATGTGGTGGGAGTTACCGTAAGGGAGGCCTACCGGCGCATCGAGTGGAGCGAGAAGGCGGAGCAGCTGGCCTGGGAGAAGGCCGGCAAAATAGAAGCGGTCCAGCGTTACAAGTTTCAGCAGTACCTGGAGATGGCCGAAAGGATCTACCTGGATACCCTGGCCAACAGATCAGTCCTGGGCCTGTACGCGGAAGTAGCCCGGCGGAACGATTTTAACCGGGCGCAAAAGCATTTTCTCCCGCCGCCGTCAGTGGAAGAATTGCTCCACCTCTGGTGGTTCCTGGCCGCCGATAGGGTTAGTCCCGGGTATCAGGAAGAATTTTCGGCAAAGGTTTATAACCAGGCGACTGCCGAACAGGTAGCCCTTTACCGGGAACCGTTACGCCTGCTCAATACCATTATAGGCCGGCTGCTCAAAGAATGTCCCTCCCGGCACAGCGTCCTGGAACGCTGCCATTACCGCTCCGACCTCTATGTGGAGATATGGCCTTCCTTCCTCGATATAGTAAAATTCTGGCCGGCCGATCGCCAGTCGGCCCTGATGGAGGGCGAGGGCGAGCCGTATACGTACCGCGAACCTGCCGCCAGGATTTCCGAGGCCACCCTGCGGGCCATTGAAGCGGCCCTGGCCGAGAGCCTGGATTTAACGGCCGAGGTGAGAAGGGTTTGCGAGGGCGACGAGGGGACAGTAACCATCAAAACGGGTAAAATCATTTTACCCCTGGAAGAAAAACTGGACCGGCAGCTCTACCTGCACCTGAAAGCCAGCTTGCGCCTGCGTTCCCGGAAAAGGAATGTCATCAGCCGCGGTTTAAAGAGCGGTAAGATCGACCCCCGCCGCCTCTACCGGGCGCCGGTAACGGGGGAAGTCTTTCTTTATAAGAAAGCGGTCTATGAAATGGATTACGATATCATCCTCTTAGTTGATGCTTCCGGTTCCATGGTTGGCCCCAAGTGGAAGAATGCCCAGCGGGTTTTTTATGCCCTGTATGAGGCGCTGAAGGAACTGAACCGGGAGACGCGGGTGTTTGCCTATAACGAAGCCTTTGATACCTGCTATCTGACAGAATTATCGCGTAAGGGTATGCTTTATACCGTCGTTCCGCGGGGGAAAACGGCTTCGGGAGAAGCCATTATCGCCACGGCGCTGATGTTAAAGCAGCGGCAACGCCCGCGGCGGCCGCTGATCATCCACCTTACCGACGGCGCCTCCAACTGGGGGAGCGAGGTCAGGCATGCCATCGAGTACTGCCGGAAAGAGCGCCTAGGACTATTAACCCTGGGACTGGGGTGCAGCAAGGAAAGCCGGGCGGAATTGAAAAGAGAATACGGTGACCAGGTAAGATTTATCGATGACATTAAAAGTCTGCCCCGAAAGTTCGCTGAATTGATTACTCAGGCAGGCCGCCTGCATTAA
- a CDS encoding fumarate hydratase — MARTITCSQITAAVEQLCREANYYLGEDVRQSLEKALAREVSPPGREVLKQLLDNATIAATEEVPICQDTGVAVIFLELGQDVRIEGGYLYDAINAGVARGYTGGYLRKSMVYPPVDGKNSGDNTPAIIHTRIVPGDHLTITVAPKGGGSENMSAVGMLTPAAGYEGVKKFVVETVKKAGPNPCPPIVVGVGIGGNFEKCALLAKEALLRPLGQPHPREEIAALEKEILEAINCLGIGPQGFGGRVTALAVHIEIYARHIASFPVAVNIQCHAARHKSVTL, encoded by the coding sequence ATGGCCAGAACCATCACTTGCAGCCAGATAACCGCAGCCGTGGAGCAGCTCTGCCGGGAGGCCAATTATTACCTGGGCGAAGACGTGCGCCAGTCCCTGGAAAAGGCCCTGGCGAGGGAGGTCTCACCCCCGGGTCGGGAAGTCTTAAAACAACTCCTGGACAATGCCACCATCGCCGCTACCGAGGAAGTGCCCATCTGCCAGGATACCGGGGTAGCCGTAATCTTCCTGGAACTGGGCCAGGATGTCCGGATTGAAGGCGGCTATCTTTACGACGCCATTAATGCCGGGGTCGCCCGGGGGTATACCGGCGGCTACCTGCGCAAATCCATGGTTTACCCGCCGGTAGACGGCAAGAACAGTGGCGATAACACGCCGGCAATAATCCACACCAGGATCGTACCCGGCGACCACCTGACTATAACCGTCGCCCCTAAAGGGGGCGGCAGCGAGAATATGAGCGCCGTGGGTATGCTTACCCCGGCTGCCGGGTACGAGGGGGTAAAAAAGTTTGTTGTCGAGACCGTAAAAAAGGCCGGGCCCAATCCCTGCCCCCCGATTGTCGTAGGAGTAGGTATTGGCGGCAACTTTGAAAAATGCGCCCTGCTGGCCAAGGAAGCCCTCCTGCGGCCCCTGGGCCAGCCTCATCCCCGTGAGGAAATAGCTGCCCTGGAAAAAGAGATCCTGGAGGCCATCAATTGCCTGGGGATAGGGCCCCAGGGCTTCGGCGGCCGGGTAACCGCCCTGGCGGTCCATATAGAGATTTATGCCCGGCACATTGCCAGCTTCCCCGTGGCCGTTAACATCCAGTGCCATGCCGCCCGCCACAAAAGCGTTACCCTGTAG
- a CDS encoding glycyl-radical enzyme activating protein has translation MTAIEPAALPDRQPLITNIQRYSVQDGPGIRTTIFLKGCPLRCPWCHNPETQDPEREINYDQEKCTGCGACVQVCPSGAARLEGAISVLDRGQCTRCGRCVDACPAGAREWSGQAMTIEEIVREAKDDEMFFLSSGGGVTISGGDPLYFPRFTLELARRLQDELLHVAIDTAAFCQWSYLDELRPYADLFLIDLKTMDGDKYRDVIRGSLAVVQQNLERLAAAGATIRVRIPVIPGFNDSEADYDAFAAYLGTLKGRIAGVDILPFHSYAGKKYRLLDRWDSYQYRDTESLQPEDVLGLARKLKQAGFSPADNSLTVGGLTG, from the coding sequence TTGACCGCGATTGAACCGGCAGCCTTGCCGGACCGGCAACCGCTCATTACCAACATCCAGCGCTATTCTGTGCAGGATGGGCCGGGCATCAGGACGACCATTTTTCTTAAAGGTTGTCCCCTCAGGTGCCCCTGGTGCCATAACCCGGAAACCCAGGATCCCGAACGGGAAATAAACTATGACCAGGAAAAGTGCACCGGTTGCGGCGCCTGCGTGCAGGTCTGCCCGTCCGGGGCCGCCCGCCTGGAGGGCGCGATCAGCGTTCTGGACCGGGGCCAGTGCACCAGGTGCGGCCGCTGCGTGGACGCCTGCCCCGCCGGGGCCAGGGAATGGTCCGGCCAGGCCATGACCATCGAGGAAATCGTCAGGGAGGCCAAAGATGATGAAATGTTTTTCCTGAGTTCCGGCGGCGGGGTAACCATCAGCGGCGGCGACCCCCTGTATTTTCCTCGTTTTACCCTGGAACTGGCCCGGCGGCTGCAAGACGAGCTGCTGCACGTGGCCATCGACACCGCTGCTTTCTGCCAGTGGTCCTACCTGGATGAGTTGCGCCCCTATGCCGATCTTTTTCTTATTGACCTGAAGACCATGGACGGCGACAAGTACCGGGATGTCATCCGCGGTAGCCTGGCGGTGGTGCAGCAGAACCTGGAAAGGCTGGCGGCTGCCGGGGCCACCATCAGGGTGCGCATCCCGGTTATACCGGGATTCAACGACAGCGAGGCCGATTACGACGCTTTTGCCGCCTACCTGGGTACCCTCAAAGGCAGGATAGCCGGGGTGGACATCCTTCCCTTCCATTCCTACGCCGGGAAGAAGTACAGACTCCTCGACAGGTGGGATAGTTACCAGTACCGGGACACGGAATCCCTGCAGCCAGAAGATGTGCTGGGATTGGCCCGGAAACTGAAGCAGGCCGGTTTTTCCCCGGCCGATAACAGCCTGACGGTGGGAGGCCTGACGGGATGA
- a CDS encoding Uma2 family endonuclease: MAGFVLEKGLGIVLYAPVDVYLDEEETYQPDIIFISNARLAIIEEKRIKGAPDLVVEILSPGTGYYDLRSKYKVYEKSGVREYWIVDPQQKSVQVFCLQEGKFTLDQEVEQQGAVKSLVIAGLEVRVESIF, from the coding sequence ATGGCGGGCTTTGTCCTGGAGAAAGGGCTGGGTATTGTTTTATACGCCCCGGTTGATGTCTACCTGGACGAAGAAGAAACCTACCAGCCGGACATCATTTTTATTTCCAATGCAAGGCTGGCAATTATCGAAGAGAAGCGGATTAAAGGCGCCCCGGACCTGGTGGTGGAGATTCTCTCCCCCGGTACCGGTTATTACGACCTGCGCAGCAAGTATAAGGTTTACGAAAAGAGTGGCGTCAGGGAATACTGGATAGTCGATCCCCAGCAAAAATCGGTACAGGTTTTTTGCTTGCAGGAAGGCAAATTTACCCTGGACCAGGAAGTGGAGCAACAGGGGGCAGTCAAGTCACTGGTGATAGCTGGATTGGAAGTCCGGGTAGAAAGTATTTTCTAA
- a CDS encoding pyridoxamine 5'-phosphate oxidase family protein: MATLTPAMQKFIGENLCLIATVNKDCHPNVAPKGTFRVLDEKNLAYAEIYGQLTYQNLLANPYVCVVAVNRQERAMVRCSGLAEIVTAGQLYDEMAAQVEKKGLPRPQAVVKIALTEVRSSKV, translated from the coding sequence TTGGCAACCCTGACACCCGCCATGCAAAAATTTATCGGCGAGAACCTGTGCCTGATCGCCACCGTCAATAAGGACTGCCACCCCAACGTGGCCCCTAAAGGCACCTTTAGAGTGCTGGACGAAAAAAACCTTGCCTACGCTGAAATTTACGGCCAGCTGACCTACCAGAACCTGCTTGCCAATCCCTATGTCTGTGTGGTGGCCGTCAACCGCCAGGAGCGAGCCATGGTCAGGTGCAGCGGCCTGGCTGAAATTGTCACAGCAGGCCAGCTCTACGACGAAATGGCCGCCCAGGTGGAAAAAAAGGGCCTGCCCCGGCCCCAGGCGGTAGTAAAAATTGCTCTGACGGAAGTACGCTCGTCTAAAGTTTGA
- a CDS encoding benzylsuccinate synthase beta subunit family protein: MDNFYREIIKSDAITPSDPATRKPLHGDNRGIGIRLEPGTPRSCYKCRWGTADPTVPSKGQCVALKNKMGAIWKRFIPDYFNMTCDRFEEGDVDFREHV; the protein is encoded by the coding sequence ATGGATAATTTCTACAGGGAGATTATCAAATCCGATGCCATTACCCCCAGCGACCCGGCGACGCGCAAGCCTTTACACGGGGACAACCGGGGCATCGGTATCAGGCTGGAACCGGGAACGCCGCGTTCCTGCTACAAATGCCGGTGGGGTACGGCCGATCCCACCGTCCCCAGCAAGGGGCAGTGCGTGGCCCTGAAAAATAAAATGGGCGCCATCTGGAAGCGCTTCATTCCCGACTACTTCAACATGACCTGCGACCGCTTTGAAGAAGGGGATGTTGATTTCCGCGAACACGTCTAA
- a CDS encoding DUF4125 family protein — MKKRELIKEILQIELEMFKQVRTAAPSRCQENTDSFLLVRGAAFANWSEQTLACYLQDLQEARQEGRNLMTEKYARMDNLIPCLNDNPLIDDIMAIEIEWEKEVRAKYPHVIGRPSGEGVETGDDMAYFKNYLRSELETYSDATLVSYYTDLLAAVGNNENLAEKTFATIFRRMGFASLAEAEAYLARKACG; from the coding sequence ATGAAAAAAAGGGAATTGATTAAAGAAATTTTACAGATCGAACTGGAGATGTTTAAGCAGGTGCGCACCGCTGCACCCAGCCGCTGCCAGGAAAACACGGACAGCTTTCTCCTGGTCCGGGGGGCGGCCTTTGCCAACTGGTCGGAGCAAACCCTGGCGTGCTACCTCCAGGACCTGCAGGAAGCCCGGCAGGAGGGCAGAAACCTGATGACGGAAAAGTACGCCCGCATGGATAACCTGATCCCGTGTTTGAATGATAACCCGTTGATTGACGATATCATGGCCATCGAAATCGAATGGGAAAAAGAGGTCAGGGCTAAATATCCCCATGTGATTGGCCGGCCTTCCGGGGAAGGGGTGGAAACAGGAGACGATATGGCCTATTTTAAAAACTACCTGCGCAGCGAACTGGAAACCTATTCGGACGCCACCCTTGTGAGTTATTACACCGATTTACTGGCGGCGGTGGGCAATAACGAAAATCTAGCTGAGAAGACCTTTGCTACTATCTTTCGCCGGATGGGGTTTGCCTCCCTGGCAGAAGCGGAGGCTTATTTGGCCCGGAAGGCGTGCGGGTAA
- a CDS encoding AAA family ATPase, protein MNNNNLKIPEPDPFFYIDAETRIMLHHFEAISRKHPVNILITGKQGCGKSSLVRQFAAVYQRPLATFQVGILSEPGQLFGEHALVDGETRYRPYLFPQAVQTPRCVIHLEEINRPEHPKALNMLFSLLAEDRRVWIDELGLIEVAPGVVIFATMNEGEEFVGTEMLDPALRDRFYTILMDYIPAEVEAEVLAQKTGVDREQAREIVNIVNKMRGHAETPLDVSTRTSLMIAELVAAGASIREAITFSMQIDREHLESILLALHLEKGLTDARKTTRYILFTGDLDL, encoded by the coding sequence ATGAACAACAATAACTTGAAAATTCCTGAGCCCGACCCTTTCTTCTATATTGATGCCGAAACCCGCATCATGCTCCACCATTTCGAGGCAATTTCCCGCAAGCACCCCGTCAATATTCTCATAACGGGCAAGCAGGGATGCGGCAAGTCAAGCCTGGTGCGGCAATTCGCCGCCGTTTATCAACGTCCCCTGGCCACCTTCCAGGTCGGCATTCTTTCCGAACCGGGCCAGCTCTTCGGCGAGCATGCCCTGGTAGACGGCGAGACGCGCTACCGCCCCTACCTGTTTCCCCAGGCCGTCCAGACCCCCCGCTGCGTCATTCACCTGGAGGAAATCAACCGGCCCGAACACCCCAAGGCCCTGAACATGCTCTTTTCCCTGCTGGCGGAAGACAGGCGGGTGTGGATAGATGAACTGGGCCTCATTGAGGTAGCCCCGGGGGTAGTTATTTTCGCCACCATGAACGAAGGCGAAGAGTTCGTGGGTACGGAAATGCTGGACCCGGCCTTGCGGGACCGCTTCTATACCATTCTCATGGATTACATCCCGGCAGAGGTGGAGGCGGAGGTCCTGGCCCAGAAAACCGGCGTCGACCGGGAACAGGCGCGTGAAATCGTCAACATTGTTAATAAGATGCGGGGGCACGCCGAGACGCCTTTAGATGTCTCGACGCGCACCTCCCTGATGATCGCCGAGCTGGTGGCGGCGGGGGCGTCTATCAGGGAAGCGATTACCTTCAGCATGCAGATTGACCGGGAACACCTGGAATCTATCCTCCTGGCCCTGCACCTGGAGAAAGGATTGACGGATGCCAGGAAAACGACCAGATATATCCTTTTTACCGGGGACCTGGATTTATAA
- the mazF gene encoding endoribonuclease MazF yields MVNEMETYIPERGDIVWLQFDPRAGHEQAGRRPALVISPQLYNGKVGLALFCPVTTKAKGYPFEVEIPAGLKITGVILADQVKSLDWRAREAQFACKVPAGVVAEVQAKVQLLIS; encoded by the coding sequence ATGGTAAACGAGATGGAAACCTATATTCCCGAACGTGGTGATATAGTCTGGCTCCAGTTTGATCCCCGGGCAGGACATGAGCAAGCTGGCAGGCGGCCGGCGTTGGTAATTTCACCGCAACTTTATAACGGCAAAGTGGGGCTGGCCCTTTTTTGCCCAGTTACTACAAAGGCGAAGGGTTATCCCTTTGAAGTAGAGATACCGGCTGGTTTAAAGATTACTGGAGTAATCCTGGCAGACCAGGTAAAAAGCCTGGACTGGCGGGCAAGGGAGGCGCAATTTGCCTGCAAAGTCCCGGCAGGGGTGGTAGCAGAAGTCCAGGCTAAAGTTCAGCTGTTGATTTCCTGA
- a CDS encoding Fe-S-containing hydro-lyase: MATKYIRTPLTDAEVSDLRAGDQVFLSGVIYAARDTAHKRLIALLDQGAALPVDLKGQVIYYVGPAPAKPGQAIGSAGPTTSGRMDPYTPRLIGEAGLKGMIGKGSRSPEVKKAIVDHKAVYLAAVGGAGALIARSIKRAEVVAYPELGPEAILALEVDNFPATVINDCYGADLYEEAIARYACK; this comes from the coding sequence ATGGCTACTAAGTATATCCGTACCCCCTTGACCGATGCTGAGGTCAGCGACCTGCGGGCCGGCGACCAGGTATTCCTCAGCGGGGTTATTTACGCCGCCAGGGACACGGCCCACAAGCGGTTAATCGCCCTCCTCGATCAGGGCGCCGCGCTGCCCGTGGACCTTAAGGGGCAGGTTATTTACTACGTCGGCCCGGCGCCGGCCAAACCAGGCCAGGCCATTGGCTCCGCCGGGCCCACCACCAGCGGCCGCATGGACCCCTATACGCCCCGCCTGATAGGCGAAGCTGGCCTTAAAGGAATGATTGGCAAGGGTTCGCGCTCGCCGGAAGTCAAAAAAGCCATCGTCGACCATAAGGCCGTTTACCTGGCCGCTGTAGGTGGAGCCGGGGCCCTGATTGCCAGAAGTATCAAGAGGGCTGAGGTAGTAGCCTACCCCGAGCTGGGGCCCGAAGCCATCCTGGCCCTGGAGGTGGATAACTTCCCGGCAACCGTCATCAATGATTGCTACGGTGCCGATCTCTATGAAGAAGCCATAGCCAGATATGCCTGCAAATAA
- a CDS encoding AbrB/MazE/SpoVT family DNA-binding domain-containing protein — MQPHVQKWGNSLGIRIPLSLAQKIGLREGTPVDLQVDEDAIIIRRKHYSLEQMLARIKPENIHSEIDTGPQVGREIW, encoded by the coding sequence ATGCAACCTCATGTGCAAAAGTGGGGCAATAGTTTAGGGATACGCATCCCTTTGTCACTGGCCCAAAAAATCGGCCTTAGAGAAGGCACACCGGTTGATTTGCAGGTAGATGAGGACGCGATAATTATCCGCCGCAAACATTACAGCCTGGAACAAATGCTAGCCCGGATTAAACCTGAAAATATTCATAGTGAAATAGATACCGGGCCTCAGGTTGGGCGGGAAATATGGTAA
- a CDS encoding IS1634 family transposase has product MFPRIITTRRGGHTYHYLVLVESYREKGKVKQRQVGHLGNIDQYSQEEIQRLINKLREFLKEDELGTVKDLQTFGTKHYGIPYVVNFFWERLDLDAFFKNYLQNRQVEMDVALCTKIMILNRLIAPKSKLGVSQWLRQIYLPELEEKQPELHHFYRTLDVLEEMKDYLERHLYNRLTDLLSYQLNLVFYDLTSSYFEGTHCPLARFGYSRDHRPDCRQINIGLLVTPEGMPIAHQVFEGNIPDKVTVAGAIEQLKQKFAIKSCIFVGDRGMLTSHNLEELKEANFRYILGFHKRGREVSDELLARYQNLEEYQLIDGDNPLFYVEVPPEQVQAPPKENLVEGEEEEKENFEPPVRYILCHNPLKAQEDYEFRVKAIEEARIKLQELKDRLARETPRRGRKPTTKGVMLKAAAILNKKGLAPIFDITYDGKSFNFEINEPALAKEALRDGKFLIQTNADLPAEEVIAAYKNLLQVETAFRHIKDFIRLRPIYHYNESRVKGHIFICVLAYLFEKWLEVIHRRYIEDEIFKAKQIPDPESQERELRRWKVAHKSGRRILELLEEIKAVDQQFLDKRIYSITQPGQSQSELLKILGLPLPPKILTFR; this is encoded by the coding sequence TTGTTCCCCCGTATTATCACTACCAGGCGCGGCGGCCATACCTACCATTATCTGGTCCTGGTAGAATCCTACCGGGAAAAAGGCAAGGTAAAACAGCGCCAGGTTGGGCATTTAGGCAACATCGACCAGTATTCCCAGGAAGAGATACAGCGGCTTATTAATAAACTGCGGGAATTCCTTAAGGAAGATGAGCTGGGCACTGTTAAGGACCTCCAGACCTTCGGCACCAAGCATTATGGTATCCCCTATGTGGTGAATTTTTTCTGGGAGCGACTGGACCTGGACGCCTTCTTTAAAAACTATCTCCAAAATCGTCAAGTAGAGATGGATGTGGCCTTATGCACCAAGATTATGATTTTAAACCGCCTCATCGCTCCTAAAAGCAAGCTTGGAGTATCCCAATGGTTAAGGCAAATTTACCTGCCGGAACTGGAAGAGAAACAGCCTGAGTTGCATCATTTTTACCGTACTCTTGACGTCCTGGAAGAAATGAAGGATTATCTGGAACGCCACTTGTACAACCGGCTTACGGATCTCTTGAGTTATCAGCTTAACCTGGTGTTTTACGACTTGACCAGCAGCTACTTTGAAGGTACCCATTGCCCCCTGGCCAGGTTCGGTTATTCCCGCGACCACCGGCCGGACTGCCGGCAAATTAATATTGGCCTCCTGGTGACTCCGGAAGGCATGCCTATTGCCCACCAGGTATTTGAAGGTAATATACCTGATAAAGTAACCGTGGCTGGCGCCATCGAACAACTTAAGCAAAAGTTTGCCATCAAGAGCTGTATTTTCGTGGGCGACCGGGGTATGCTGACCAGTCATAATTTAGAAGAACTCAAGGAGGCTAACTTCCGTTATATCCTGGGCTTTCATAAACGCGGCCGGGAAGTGAGCGATGAACTACTGGCCAGGTACCAAAACCTCGAAGAATACCAGCTAATAGACGGCGATAACCCCCTCTTTTATGTGGAAGTACCACCAGAGCAGGTACAGGCTCCCCCTAAAGAAAACTTGGTAGAGGGAGAAGAGGAAGAAAAGGAAAACTTCGAGCCTCCGGTTCGCTATATCCTTTGCCACAATCCTCTCAAAGCCCAAGAGGATTATGAATTTCGGGTCAAAGCGATAGAAGAAGCCAGGATAAAATTGCAAGAGCTGAAAGACAGGCTGGCCCGGGAAACCCCGCGGCGGGGGCGCAAGCCTACCACAAAAGGAGTCATGCTTAAAGCAGCTGCTATCCTTAACAAGAAGGGCCTTGCTCCAATTTTTGATATTACTTATGACGGCAAGTCTTTCAACTTTGAAATTAATGAGCCGGCTCTGGCTAAAGAGGCTTTGCGGGACGGCAAATTTTTAATCCAGACTAATGCTGACCTGCCAGCTGAGGAGGTAATTGCCGCCTATAAAAACCTGCTCCAGGTAGAAACCGCCTTTCGCCATATCAAGGACTTCATTCGCTTGAGGCCTATCTACCACTACAACGAAAGTCGGGTTAAGGGACACATCTTTATATGTGTGCTGGCTTATCTCTTTGAAAAATGGCTGGAGGTGATACATCGCCGATATATTGAAGATGAGATTTTTAAGGCGAAACAAATCCCTGATCCTGAAAGTCAAGAAAGAGAGTTACGCCGCTGGAAGGTTGCCCATAAAAGCGGCCGCCGTATCCTGGAATTATTAGAAGAGATAAAGGCTGTTGACCAGCAGTTTCTTGATAAGCGGATTTATAGTATCACCCAGCCCGGACAAAGCCAGAGTGAATTGTTAAAAATTTTGGGCCTTCCACTTCCACCTAAAATTTTAACCTTCAGGTAG